The Thermoplasmata archaeon DNA window ACGTCGAGGAGGCCTTCCGGCTCGTGAGCGAGCTCTACGTCACCCGGGCCCGGGCGACGAAAGGGCGGGTCCATCTCTCCGCGGAACGTCCGCCCGTCTACGTGACGGGGAAAGCCTTCTAGCCCCGCCCCAAGGGTTCGAAGCGTTCATATCGCCCGGCGCCTTCGGCCGCCTCGGAACGTGAGAGTCTGCCGCTCGATCCCGTGTGCGGGAAGACGACCAACGCCCACACCGCGTACTGGATGATCTGGTACCGGGGGACGCCGTACTACTTCTGCTCCGAGGAATGCCAGCTCAAGTTCGATCGGAAGCCGGAACACTTTCGCATCCTGGCGTTGGAGCGGCGCGAGAAGGCCGCCGTCTACTGACCTGCCTCCGGCGCCGCATGCAGGGCTCACTCGAGCGAGCGGAGCGCCTCCGCCGGTGGCATGCGGGCCGCGCGGATTGCCGGGCTCGCGGTCGCGAGGACCGACCCGAGGAACGCGATGCCCCCGAGGAGGAGCAGCCGTTCCCACGGAATCACGAAAATCGCTTGGTCGGCGAAGAATCGGAGGTACAGGTCGTAGGAGAGGGCGACGCCCAAGGCAATCCCCATCGCGATCCCCGTCAGCGCGATGAACGAGAGTTCGAACAAGAACGACTTCAGCACCATCGACTTGCGGAAGCCGAGCGCGCGCAGGGCGCCCGTCTCCTGTCGGCGCTCGACGACGTTCCGCATCGTGATCACGCCGAGCCCCGCGATTCCGACGATCAGTCCGAGCGCCAGATACGCTTCAAGGAGGTTGAACACCCCCGTTGTCGCCTCGAGGATTTGGTTGATGAAATCCCGGATATTCAGCGTGATGAGCCGATGCTCGATGAAATATCGCTCCAAGTCGTGGCCGGCCCGCGTCACATCCACGCCCGGGTTGGCCTCGAGATAGAAGATGCTCGCGGCGTCGAATCCCAGCACCGACGCGACGGTCGGCGACGCGACCCAGAGCCCCTGGGTGAATTGTTCGTACAGGATGCCGATGACCGTCAGGCTCCGAGTGGCCGCGGTCGCGTTCGGACGGAAGTAGAAGACGCTGCCGACCGTCGCCGCCAAGGTCCCGAAGTTCGGACCGAAGTTCTGCGTAACGACGGAGCCATCGATGATCGCGAGGCTGTGGTTCGCCTGTATGGCCGCCCATGCCGAATCGTCGTCCGTGTAATTCGCGTCTCGAGCCTGGAGGGGGAACCGGACAGTCGCTCCCGACGCCACTCCCAGCAGGGAGTAATCATGGAGGGGACCCGCGAGGGCCGCGTCCGTGGAAATCCGCACGCGCGCTTGGGAAAGGGAGAGGGTTCGATCCGCGGTGAAATTCTGCTGCGTCGCTTGGTCCGAATAGTTCGCGAACGCTTGGTCCCAGGTCGGAATCGGGATCAGTGCTGTCGCGAATAGGTCGAATCCACCGCTCTCGCGGGCGCTCGTCGTCGTGATGGACGAACTCACCTCGGCCTGGATGCCCGACATCGTCGCGATGGTGAACATGACGAGGGCGATGCTCGCGAGCGTCGCGCCGGTCCGGAATTTCTTGTTCATCGGATATGCGATTGCGGTCCGGACGACGGGCCGCCACGTGCGGCGGCGGACGAGTCGCGTCGCGACCGCGAGGATCGAGTCGCTGTTGAACATGACGATGAGCAGGCCGCCGAGGACGAGGAGGAGACCTGCGACGATGAAGAGCGTGATATCCGCAGTCGCGACGCTGAAGAATTTCCGCGGGCTCAGGACCCACGCGATGATGAACAAGCCAGCCGCGGTGAACACGCCCCTCGGCGGCAGGACACGCATCGTGACGACCGCCAGGCCGAATGCCAGTCCGACGGGCCCGACGTCTTGCAGGAGCAGGCTCTGGCGCGCGAGTGCCAGGAGGAGCCCGGCAGCTCCGAGCACTGCGAGGACCGATCCGATCGCCACCTGGCCGCGCGTCGAGCGGTGCTGGACGGGCTCCGGAATATCCCGGATCGCCCGGACGATGTTGAGCCTCGAGACCCGCCACGATGCGATGCCGATTGTCGCCATCGTGATCAGGAAACCGATTGCAAATCCGTTGATCAGATCGGAATCGGTCCACGTCAGGATGAACCCCGTTCCGCCGAACGCATTTGCGCCGAAGACCTGGGAGAAGCCCCACAGGATGACGCCGGCGACGAGCAGCCCCGCGAACGTCCCGGCGACCGACGACAAAAGGGCGTACAGGAGGCCCTCCGAGACGAAGCTCTGCACGAGGTTTGTCCGCCGCATTCCGAGGGCGCGGGCGACGCCCATCTCCCCTTTCCGCTCCTCTGCGAGCATGACGAAGATGTTGATGATGAGCAGGACCCCCGCGATGATCGTGAAGAATCCGAGGAGGACGAAGACCTGGCTCAGCTGATCGACGTTCCGGCTCGCGCCGTCGATTGAATCCGCCTTCGCCTTCGCGACAGTGAACGTCGGCACGGCGGGAAGGTGCGGCGTGATCTCCCGCACCACGTCGCCTGACCGCAGGTAGCCTTGTGTGGGCCCGCCGACATTTGCCACGGTGATCGTGTTGATGTCGCCCATCTCGCCGAGCGCGAACTGAACATACGAGAGCAGCACGAAGAGGTTCTCCCCGTCGTTCCACGCGCCGCGCCGCGCGTCGCGGACCACCTCGCTCACCGTCACGTTGAACGTCACAGGCCCGAGGGGGCCGCGGAGACTGACGTTGAGCGTGTCCCCCGCCTTCGCCTCGATCGACGTCGCGAGCTTGCCGTTGATGATCGCCTCGCCCGATGGGAGCCCCGTGCCGTCCCACGAGGTGCCGTCGGCCCGGACGAACGCGCCGAGATCGCGGGCGGGGTCAAAGCCGATGACGGTCACGGTCGGATCGAACAGCAGGGTCGTACGGTCGACGACCGCCGCGCCGAGGTGATACCGCGGGGCTACGCTCGCGATGTCCGGCATCGCCCCCGCGGAGAGGTTCGCCCGGAGGGCATCGTACACCTGGACGGAGAAGGGGAGCCGGGTCCCGTCCGGCGACGCGGCGAAGACGACCTCGTCGACGACGTCGAGGGCCCGGAAGACCGCGCTCCGGACGGTGTAGTCGAACGTGCTCTGGATGACGTACGACGAGGTGATGATCGCGGTCCCGATCAGGAGGCCCGCAACGACGATCGCGACCTGAGTCTTGCGGCGGAAGAAGTTTCCCGCGCCGATCCGCAGGGGGAAGCGCTTCCGCCCCGCCCACCCGACGACGGCGAGGCAGACGGCCCCGACCACGAGGAGGTAGGTGACGGAGGTGTCCAGCGGACCACCTCACGTCGGCGTCGGCCGGAAGGATTTCAGGATCAGGCCGTTCCGCATGACGACGACGCGCTGCGTCTGGTTGCCGACGGCCGCGTCGTGCGTGACGATGATGAACGTGAGCCCTTTTTCGCGGTGCAGGCGCTTCATCAGATCGACGACCTCCCGCGACGTCTCCGAGTCGAGATTCCCCGTCGGCTCATCCGCGAAGACGATGTCCGGCTCGTTCACGAGCGCGCGCGCGATCGCGACCCGCTGCTGCTGCCCCCCGCTCAGCTCCGCGGGCTTCTTCAGAGCGTCCTTGTCGAGGCCGACCGCCGCGAGCGCTTCCCCCGCTCTCCGTCGTGCGGTCCTCGGAGGATCCCCGCGGACGAGGAGCGGTAGCTCGACGTTCTCGACGCAACGCAGGACGGGCAGGAGGTTGTAGTTCTGGAAGATGAAGCCCATCTTCATCGCGCGGAAGTCCGTCTTCGCGTTGTCGCTCAAGGTCGAAAGGCGCTGCGCCGCGATCCACACTTCGCCCGACGTGAAGTCATCGATCCCGGAGAGGCAGTTCAGGAGCGTCGTCTTGCCGCAACCGGACGGCCCCATGACCGCCACCATCTCGCCCCTCCGGACGTCGAGATTCAAGCCGCGGAGCGCGTGGACCTCGACCTCCCCGCTGTCGTACGTCTTCACGAGCTTCCGCGCAATCACGATCCGGTCCTCGGCCCGCGGCGCCGCGGCGGTATCCGCGGTGGCGGCCGGCTGCATCACGGTCTCGGCGGCCAAGGTCCCTCTCCGGACGGCCGTCGGAGGGAGCCGGCGTAGATGAAGGTTTTGCCGGAATCCGCTCACAGGCGGAACGACGCGGCGAGCCGGGTGACGGCCCACAGGCCGAAGCCGGTGAGCCCGACGAGGAATGCGCCGAGGACCACGGCTTGCGCGAAGGATGCGACACCGACGAGCGCGCCGGCCCCGATGACCGCCGCTTGGGCCACGAGGCCCCCGAGGAACCCTCCGATCGAAACGAGGAAGAAGATCCCGAGGGCGGCAAACGAGAACGCGGCCGGCTTCAGCTTGACGCGCGTCATGAGCGCGGTCGCGACGAACGCCGCCGCGATCGGGGAAGCGACCGGGAGCGCCAGCAACTCGAGGGGCAGGGCGACCGCGCGCGTCACCGCGAGGATCGCCAGGAACGCGGCCGTGGTCCCCATGCCGATCGCCGCGAAGCCGATCATGAGGCCGCGGAAGTACGCGCCGGATCCTTTCGCGGACGTCAGAACGATCCACAGGTTGTCCCGCTCGTAGAACGCCCAGTTCATCGCGAGGATCCCGAGCAGGAACGTGAGCGTCTGCGTCACCGTGATCGCGGCGGTGCCGGCCGGGCCGGCGGCGCTGAGCCCCGCGGGCAAGATCGCGATGAGGGCGAACAGGACGACGAAGAGGACGCTCCCGTCCCGCCAGATCCGGATGAGATGGAGGCGCGCCATGAGTCCCGTCTCGGAGCCGCGGTCCGTCCGGAGGCGCACGCGCGTCGTGACGAAGCCCAGCCCCGCGGTCATCCGACGCTGCATCTCCAACCGGGTGACGAGGTCCACCTGCCCGAACCCCGCCGACAGGGTCGGGCGGATGCCGTGAAAGATGTACGTGTTCGAGAGGCCGGCCCACGCGACGCCGATGCCCGCGACGTACGCGACCGCCGTCGCCAAGTCGGCCCACCGCAGAGGTTCCGCCCGGAGGATCGAGACGCCGAGCGACGCGAACGCGGTCGGCGGGATCGGGAGGCCCTCGAACCGCAGCGGGAAGCCGGTCCCCGCGGACTCGATCGCGGCGAGGACCGATAGGACGAGGAATGCGGCCGTCACGACGCGGACCGGGGCGTGCGGGTAGCGCACGCGCAAGACGACGAGGACTTGTGACGTCATGAGGATGAAGAATGCGTAGGTCGCGAGGACGGCGAACAGCGGGATGACTGCGACGACCGGAAGGCCCAGCGACACGACCATCGCGAGCGCCGCGACGCCCGCGGCGAGGCCGCCCGCGGCGAAGAGGGAGACGAATTGGAACACGAGGTCGGCCGCGAGGTATTCGCGGGGCCGCACGCCCGCCGTCATGAAGAAATCGAACTCGGACGCGTGGGCCGTGACGCCCCGGCCGAGGGAGAACAGGAGGCCGAGCGACAGGAGTCCGGCGAGCGGCGTCGACAGGATTCGGATCGACTGCGCGGCGTCCGACGTCCGCAAGGTGGCGCCCATCGTGATCCCGATCGCAACGCTCGACGGGATGAAGATCAGGATCAGGGCGACGTACATGAGCGGACCGAAGCGGCCGCGGAGGGAGGGACCGAGGAAGAACCGCAGCTTGTACGTGAACAGGGCGAGCGAGCGTCCCACGCCTCACGACCTCCGGAACCAGGAGCGGCGCCGCGGCGGCTCGACCGGTGGCATCTGCGCTTCTTCCGTGAGCCGCAGGAAGATCTCCTCGAGGCTCCCCGCCTCCTCGAGGTGGGTTTGCGCCCGGAGCGCGGCCAGGTCGCCCGTTGCCACGTTCCGCCCGTGGTTCAC harbors:
- a CDS encoding YHS domain-containing protein produces the protein MCGKTTNAHTAYWMIWYRGTPYYFCSEECQLKFDRKPEHFRILALERREKAAVY
- a CDS encoding FtsX-like permease family protein; the encoded protein is MVGAVCLAVVGWAGRKRFPLRIGAGNFFRRKTQVAIVVAGLLIGTAIITSSYVIQSTFDYTVRSAVFRALDVVDEVVFAASPDGTRLPFSVQVYDALRANLSAGAMPDIASVAPRYHLGAAVVDRTTLLFDPTVTVIGFDPARDLGAFVRADGTSWDGTGLPSGEAIINGKLATSIEAKAGDTLNVSLRGPLGPVTFNVTVSEVVRDARRGAWNDGENLFVLLSYVQFALGEMGDINTITVANVGGPTQGYLRSGDVVREITPHLPAVPTFTVAKAKADSIDGASRNVDQLSQVFVLLGFFTIIAGVLLIINIFVMLAEERKGEMGVARALGMRRTNLVQSFVSEGLLYALLSSVAGTFAGLLVAGVILWGFSQVFGANAFGGTGFILTWTDSDLINGFAIGFLITMATIGIASWRVSRLNIVRAIRDIPEPVQHRSTRGQVAIGSVLAVLGAAGLLLALARQSLLLQDVGPVGLAFGLAVVTMRVLPPRGVFTAAGLFIIAWVLSPRKFFSVATADITLFIVAGLLLVLGGLLIVMFNSDSILAVATRLVRRRTWRPVVRTAIAYPMNKKFRTGATLASIALVMFTIATMSGIQAEVSSSITTTSARESGGFDLFATALIPIPTWDQAFANYSDQATQQNFTADRTLSLSQARVRISTDAALAGPLHDYSLLGVASGATVRFPLQARDANYTDDDSAWAAIQANHSLAIIDGSVVTQNFGPNFGTLAATVGSVFYFRPNATAATRSLTVIGILYEQFTQGLWVASPTVASVLGFDAASIFYLEANPGVDVTRAGHDLERYFIEHRLITLNIRDFINQILEATTGVFNLLEAYLALGLIVGIAGLGVITMRNVVERRQETGALRALGFRKSMVLKSFLFELSFIALTGIAMGIALGVALSYDLYLRFFADQAIFVIPWERLLLLGGIAFLGSVLATASPAIRAARMPPAEALRSLE
- a CDS encoding ABC transporter ATP-binding protein → MAAETVMQPAATADTAAAPRAEDRIVIARKLVKTYDSGEVEVHALRGLNLDVRRGEMVAVMGPSGCGKTTLLNCLSGIDDFTSGEVWIAAQRLSTLSDNAKTDFRAMKMGFIFQNYNLLPVLRCVENVELPLLVRGDPPRTARRRAGEALAAVGLDKDALKKPAELSGGQQQRVAIARALVNEPDIVFADEPTGNLDSETSREVVDLMKRLHREKGLTFIIVTHDAAVGNQTQRVVVMRNGLILKSFRPTPT